GGCACGTTCACATATTTGACATCTTCtgtaaagaaattaataaatatttcttGCTATTTGCCAACGAATCTTCGTCCTCCCTGTGAAACCCTGAGATGTTCATTGGACTTTCTTTTCCTTCACCGGGCCTCGGGGAATTTTTTTGAGAACTTCCTGATTAACTTTAGCAAGCAGTTCCTCGAGTTCACGCCTTGCCTTGGTAACTAGGTTATCCACTTCATGCTCATATCGCTTGTATAAAGCCGGCAGCGTCTGAATGCAGAGAAAGACTACAAAAAAATGCAATGCGCTCAATGAGATCTCCGTTATGAAATTGCTCCATACAAGGATTTGGATATAGAGGTAATGTAAAAATGCCTACCAAAGTATAAGAAACTAAGGAAGCTACAGCAACTCCCTACCACTGATAGTATCCAGAGAGAGGCGATTGCCTGCAGAAAAAGGAATAGAAACAGGATTAAAATGTCACTGTATATTTGGAAGGACACTACAAATCACAAAGAGGAGCCAGGAAGGAGAAGAATGATTTACCACGAGGAACACCTTGAGATCCTTTCCACATGCAATGCCATGGAGGATGGACCCAAACTGACTGAGCTTGGAGTGGAAGGTCACCACGAATTCTTTGAAGGCTTGTTCTGATAAGAATCGAGCTTCAGGGATCTTGGGAGGAGACCTGTAACACATCAAAAGTAGCAGCTAATTTGGAGCTCATTATCCTATGCAACAGCGTATCATCTCATGGTGTATATATATAACATGTCTACTTCCTTTCGGTTTTGAGAAAGAATTAGAAGAAGACGAATGGGACCAGGGAGATTACAGGCCAAGTAGAGCTGCTCCATTTGACCAAATGAAGACCACCACAATAGCTGCGATAGCCATGTGGCAAAGGAGTGTGACAAAATGGTATTCCACCACCTGGAAGAGCAGCCATATCGCGGTAACCCCAGCAAGCATCCCAGCTGATAACCACTTGTTTTCCCATAGAACAACATCGGCAACTGTGCAACCAACCATGCAGAAGAAGAATTTGAGTAGTTATTgctattattttatgatttaaagATAATCGCAGAGAGAACATTCTAATTAACATCATTACAGTTGATGGTTTCAAAGACTTCGTCATGCCAGACAGATGGAAGATTACAACGAGTAATGATTTCATCCACGAAGTAGTGCATTTATCAGATGGAAGATTACAACGAGTAATGATTTCCCTTCACAACGGTCGGCCACTTACCCAGGACTCATCCCACTACAATGTCAATTATATAGCAGGAATAGCAGCCATAATTTAATCTTTTTCATTGTTTATCTGCTAAATCTGATAGTACTTAATTCGAGAGTCAGTTTAGATATACTATTTTATTGTATATGAGGTAATATAGATCTATTAGACCAAACAGCTTCATGGTATGGAGAAACAGCAGAATAACAACATTAATAGATTATGTTACTTTTTGTACGAAAAAACAGtaagataatcaattaaaatgccATGTTATCACTATTCTTGGCTCTTTCCTTGTCATTATGctattcccaaaaaaaaaaactgggtCAAAGACTCGACTTGGCAAATATTGGCCATTGTCTCGATTATAATGGCATGAAAACTTGATTTTATTCTTCTAAGCATATCATTTTAAAAGTCCTTCGGCCTTGAGTGAGGCAGAGATGGTACCTTTTCCTCCAGCTAGAAGATCATGAAGAGGCTTCTGCCGACCCGTCGTTTTGGTCGATGATTGGCCACCACGGCTGGACAATAAACTTAGCATGGTTGCGAGTTcgggtttttttttccttctgctgGCTTTGGAGAGGAAGTGGGCTCTTATGAGGACTCGGATCCTATGCCTCGTACGCAAGAAAGCCAGAGATGGAAGGAAAGGATAGCTTCGGTTTTGGTTGGTCCCTGGAAGATTCTTCTGGAGGTTTAATACGACGGCTAGACGTGAACTCGATGCCACCTTTTCTCTGATTCTGCGGCAGTGCTGTGCTGAGGGCCCTGCCGATCCCCCATACGCATGCTTTAATAAATTGGAGTTGGCTCCACTGATCGGTAAAAATGCAAGTCTCCAGTGGCTTTAGTAGGAATTTTCTGCACCAAGGAtgtaaagaggtttcaaaaactTTGTCACGAGGGGCTCGTACTCGGCCGAGCCTACTATTTGCTTTGCTACTCGGACCAATTGCAAATAGGATCATGCCCAACTATGGGCTTCTATTGGGTGTTGTACCATGCTTAGAGCAATGGTGATGCCCTCAAAAGTGCAAAAAAGATGCAAAATCTATGTTGCAGGGAAATTTCTGGGTGAATGTTTGGCAATTTTTCTCCTGTAACTCCTTGGTGAATTTTTGAAGGAAAATGGAGCGGACGAACAATACTTGAGTCCCACGTTAGCAACTATATACTTTGAATTAGTAAAGGAAAATCCTCAAATTGTTTGTCCTTTTCTCATTTGCCAAATGACCTTCCATTATTGTCGGGTGACCATATTACTGAGCATCACTCATTCTAATATGCATGGTACAAATTAATgactctatttttttattgcttATTCTTGTTTTTAGCTTTTGAAGGTCAGTGTTTTTAATTGGCCTAATTTATGGCtttttagatattttttcttttcattttttgcaAAAAAATTTCGTTGTTGCTTCTCTTAACTACGATATTGTACCCAACCGGGAATCTAGTTCTTGAGCGCGACTGTGGGATAAACATTATTAATATTGATGGAACCATTCAATGCAGAAATGCAGGTTTGGTATCTACATGTCGCATCCCGTATGGATAACATTTTGGTACAGCATCAGTATATCCTTGATAATGAGGATCTATTTGATATACCAACCTTAGTACACTATAGTTGATTGGAgggaaaaatggatcgtccagcccatAACTAAAAAGTCGCCCAGTTTCGGCCCAGTAAACGTCAACGACAATCAGCTAAATCTTCACTTCGGTCCAGGGTCAGCTCGTCTTCGGAACTCCGCCAAAAGCTTCACCAACTTCAGACATTTGCCGACTCCCCCGATCAAGCTCGGGATACCTCCAGACATTTGCCAACCTgctccgaccaagctcggggcgtCTACCCCAGCGATACGCTCCGACCCTCGAGCTCGAGGCGCTCCACCAAGCACGCCTCGAAACCTGCGAAGCTGAGCTACTCTTAGCATCCGCCAAGCTGACCTCATCAAACGCATGACGCGACTACTTaacgagctcggcctcgccaacgACCACACTCATGTGCCGGCCTACGCCCACCTACGTGGTCGTATTTCACAACACTACCATATCACGTCTCCATAACCGGCCTTCTTTTAGTCAGACGGCATCTtgactactccggccataccCTGCTGTGATTGTCAACACCCTACCGTTCTCAGAAACCGGCAGTACTGCACGCTACCAGCTAGTCTAAGCTGCGCGCCATCCGGCTCAGAGCCACGCCCCCTCATGATGAGGGCTGACAGTGCCTCTGACACCTGGTCCACTCCATCgagactataaatagctcggtcaggtAACTTCTAAAGGACTTTTCGGCTAGACCAAATTTACTCCACTCTaatttgatcgtcggagggctctCACCGGAaataccggtgaggctttgtgcaggttcgCAGTCGtcgcgcaggaggtggctcccgTCTTTCCCTTTCAACCACCTACGGCTCTCTTGACTCCACCGGCGTGGTCACTctcaggccaaatttgaaccacaacaatagTATATTTGGTATGCACTGATACCGACTGATACAACATGCCATGCAGCCAATACATGATActtcttaaataaaaaatattagtatTGCACACATAAGATTATATAACTATTCATTCAATAACTCAAATCTATTATTGTTTGATTTAGATCTCTTATAGAAGGTGCAGTAATGATGCATCTTGGTCTAATTCACATCATGATCCAACAAGACTGGCCATTTGAGAGTGCTCTGAACTAGGAGAATTTCCATTACATTGTCTGCAGAGTACAGGAGGCAGGTAAACTTAGGTTGGTCACAGCTGCCCTACTAAAACAATTTAGTAATTAGTTACATATTAATTGGTTAAAATTAGTCAGCCATCATCGGATCGTCACATGATAATTGGTGttataaaatagaaaataactATCACAATTTGGGCTTTTAATGGTTCATCTAATTAGACCATATCCatttcaaaataatattttattttttaatgacaATAAAGAAATACTAATACTTTATAAACTATTCCAATATAATGTTTTGTTGGTATCACCAAAAATTGTCATCATAGTGGTGACTATCTTACTCCTATGTATCTAGTTAGATGTTTGATTGAGTGAAACATGGTTCTTATTTGTCTTACAACAAgagaagtatttttttttctgaaagagTCTGTTTTCAATGtaaatatatcaaaataaaatgtaaTCCTCCTATCATAACTAATAGACCGCTATACTTTCTAGTATTTAGCATATCTGGGAGTCTCGACTCTTAgaaagggcaaaaaaaaaaaatctcctctTGTGGTAGAGGTGCATTCTCGAGTTTGCATTATAATGGTAggtttttgttttgaaaaagaaaggaaggtgcCATCGattcatttcatttttttgctACAACCATCAATTCATTTCATGAGagggaaataaatataaagaaaaacatataaaaCAAGCATGCTATACAAAATCTTCTAATTAAAACAGGCATGCTTAACAATAGGAAGGAAATTAGAAAAATGAGATCGAGCCAATCTTTCCCATCAAGACTGGTACTTCTCAACGgtaattttttttgctaagaaaAAAATCTGCGAGCTCAAAAAGGATGGACTTGAACTGTTGCAGTGGAGATGCATTCCCGAGTTCACATCGTAACGgtagatttttttataaaaaaacagGAAAGTGCCGTCATTTCATTTCATAAGAGTGAAATAATAAGCATAAAggaaaacaaataaaacaagAGCGCTGTACAAAATCAATGGAAAggaaattagaaaaataagataGATACAGTCTTTCCCACCACTGAAATAGGCATGCTTAACAATGGAAAGGAAATTTAACAAGAATTAGATAGAGCTAATCTTTGCCACCAGTAGCAGTATTGGGTAAAAATTCTCCCATTAATTGTTGAAAAAGATCTTTAACACTCTAAGCTTTCAATTTGGAGATTCAAATGTTTCTTTTCCTCCAAGCCAATCACCACATAGCTAGAATTAAAAGATCCCAACCTAGTACACGGTACTCTAAAGCTCTTGCCTTCCCACCCCACCCGTGTCTACATAAATATCCCCgtctctcccttcctctctcccctCATGGATGCCACACAATTTTAGTGTGAACCCAACTTCTCTGTCCTCGCTCGTCCTTCAATCCTTTTCTTGCTTGATCACTGATTGAGTAGTGGTATTTCTGCAAATTGAAAACGAGAGATCACTAAAAGGATCCATGGCCGGGAAGGAGATGGAAGGGGCGGCGCCGATCAAGTCAGTTCAAGCACATGTCAATTAGATCCAGTAAGAGAAAAATACTACAATTCAAGaaataagaaactaaatctctCATGTTTTTTCCCTTGTGCCTTTTGGATTGCAAAAAtaaatcatcaaatcattcgTTATACTCCTCCCAGCCCCAAAAGCAGAAAAGATcagtaataaagaaaaaaaatacaagtacAATGGCAActgaaaaaaattcttttgataTCAATCTAATATTATTTAAAGTCTACTGTTTATTCTACTTAtattaggattttatttctagtttaattttattttttattttagattgtcAAGCGTTGAGTCTTATGTTTGATATATATTTGAGTTTTATAGCAATATTTTTAACTTGTAGTAGATGAAAAATTATGATTTTATAAATAAGGAGAGAGGGTTATCTAAAAAGTTGAGAGAGTTTGGTGAGATGTTTTTTAAGCAGAGAAGAGAATTCTTTTTTTGGTGAAGTGCAGCATTTtaaaaactcattattttgatttttatttttttaataaatttatttttttcttctattttttaattattattttttataattttatataaatacatTGATGTTTAGTATTTATTTTGAATCTTGGTCCGATACGGTGGATTTACTCCGGATAGCATGCTGTTTTACCGACTTGTTCGCCGCGAATCGACTGTGggagtttatcaaaagaaaaaaaaccagcTCTTCCTTAGGAAAAAATAAGTTTTTCCGGCTACATGGACCCGCCGCCGGCGCCGCTGATCGACGGAGAGTAGCTAGACAAGTGGTCGTTCCGCTGGATGGCCATGCTGCTCTTCCTCTACATCACCATAGCCACCGTGATCGAGTACAAACACCAGCCCGCCCTCGCCCGCCGTGGGCGCTGCGGATGCTGTCTGCCACGACGTCGGTGTCCTCGGCGTCGCCTGGGCTTTCCCTTGTATTCGAGGAGTAAACCATTTATCGATACAAAATTCTCCTcggtttttttttgctaaaaaaattcTCCTCTATTCTCAAGCGAATTaatgaaaggaaaaaggaaacactcTTGCTGCTGCAAAGGATGCTCCAGCTCATGGGATGAGGTCTCCCGCTGCCCCTATAATGACgttcccctcctctctcttgCCGATTGGCTTGACGACCCGTCTTTGCTCTCCAACACCGCCACCAAGTCCCCTTCTACCATGACTTCAAGAAGCCTACCCccccgcccctccctcttcctcgTCTGCCTCTCTCGCCTTCCCCATGCGCTTCCTCTCCCATGAAGAAGATCAAGACTCCAATCCACCCCAAACTAATACTAGGAGCATTTAATCATACAACAGCAAGTTTATATTATAATGTGATGCTCGCGGGTGCTACCATTCCCTTGACAGAGATGAAGGGAAGGATCGCTTCGAGTcaaactaaaaatttaaaagatatatttgaaaatttttgaagatgagaagaTGTGCATGAGAAttgctaaaatttgagaaaataatAGTTTTTCTAAAATTTCTGGATTGTTCCTAGTGAAAACAGACATACATacacaaataaaaatatatttacaaaCCAAATGGAAACAATTTTAATGTTCAGAACTAATAGCACCCCGCTGAGGAAGTGGCCAATTTCTTTTAGCCAAATTTTCTGTGAGGAGATTCCCAAAGCAAGCAAGAATTTTTGACTTTATGATGACCAGACTGTTGACTTTCGAAGAGACTAAAATGCCAGACCATCTCCAGATAACTCTTTTATCTTTTATTATTTCAATAAAACGGGTAACTTACCCTCCTTTTAACCTTTAcatagaaaagaataaaaaaaatctatacatCTTAGGATAAATTCCGAGGATTCTGCGGTATCCCTCCGAAATCTAATATTGTAATTGAAAGCGTGATTAGCGCACCGAACAACTCAGCCACCGACACTCTTTTGTCCCAACACTCGTAGATAGATGGATAGATGGTCTTGGCAGCGGTAGAAGCTCAATGAATAAATAATTGGATTAGTCGGTGGCTGGTAAATGGCCGAGCTCTTCAATCATCCAGAGCTGGAGAAAATAATGACCAGAACTTACTAGGAGCTTCCTGCTCTACTTTGTGTGCCAACCGGTGCTTATCATGAGATCGAGGGAATGATGCCGAGCGCTATTGATCAAAAAGGAACATTCATAGATGCGGTAGGAGAATGAAGCAGGGCAGCCGGGTACCAGATGGAGCAAGGGAATTTGCTTCCTCCGCCACTTCTCAGCTTCGTGATCTGCTGTTCAGCTGATGCCAGGATGTATCTTCACCTGATAGGCTTGGTACAACCGTCTCAAACAACAAGAACAACAACTACAACaaaaaatgaagttaagaaaagaaaatccagTTCTCAAGAACAACACCAGTAGTTGTTATTATTTAAGATAGTCCATACTATATTAGAGACAAGGCGCAAGCCCTCCTCACCAACATCACATGGAACAGACAATGAGGAGGCGAGGCCTTCGACACTTAAAAACCAGCACCCACCAACACATGGCAGGCACTGACACTAGAGCCACTCCATCACCTTATAGTTTGCAACCATAGCtaaagttctctctctctcactctctcattCAACTCTCCTGAGATAGCGAGAAAGATCGACCAGATCAACAGCGAGGAATCGATACACCGCAGGCAGCAACCACTTTCCGGCTGTTGGGGGAGTTGATGTAGCCGCGCAGACTTGGATTCTTCGTATACTGGCAGAAGCAGGGCTGCTGCGCC
This is a stretch of genomic DNA from Phoenix dactylifera cultivar Barhee BC4 chromosome 9, palm_55x_up_171113_PBpolish2nd_filt_p, whole genome shotgun sequence. It encodes these proteins:
- the LOC103701869 gene encoding reticulon-like protein B1 encodes the protein MLSLLSSRGGQSSTKTTGRQKPLHDLLAGGKVADVVLWENKWLSAGMLAGVTAIWLLFQVVEYHFVTLLCHMAIAAIVVVFIWSNGAALLGLSPPKIPEARFLSEQAFKEFVVTFHSKLSQFGSILHGIACGKDLKVFLVAIASLWILSVVGSCCSFLSFLYFVFLCIQTLPALYKRYEHEVDNLVTKARRELEELLAKVNQEVLKKIPRGPVKEKKVQ